The following proteins are encoded in a genomic region of Streptococcus cristatus AS 1.3089:
- the rplP gene encoding 50S ribosomal protein L16, which yields MLVPKRVKHRREFRGKMRGEAKGGKEVTFGEYGLQATTSHWITNRQIEAARIAMTRYMKRGGKVWIKIFPHKSYTAKAIGVRMGSGKGAPEGWVAPVKRGKVMFEVAGVSEEIAREALRLASHKLPVKCKFVKREAE from the coding sequence ATGTTAGTACCTAAACGTGTTAAACACCGTCGCGAATTCCGCGGAAAAATGCGTGGTGAAGCCAAAGGTGGTAAAGAAGTAACTTTTGGAGAATATGGTCTTCAAGCAACTACTAGCCACTGGATCACTAACCGTCAAATCGAAGCTGCCCGTATCGCTATGACTCGTTACATGAAACGTGGTGGTAAAGTTTGGATCAAAATCTTCCCACACAAATCATACACTGCAAAAGCAATCGGTGTACGGATGGGATCTGGTAAAGGGGCTCCAGAAGGTTGGGTAGCACCAGTTAAACGTGGCAAAGTGATGTTTGAAGTCGCTGGCGTATCAGAAGAAATCGCTCGCGAAGCTCTTCGTCTTGCAAGCCACAAATTACCAGTTAAATGTAAATTCGTAAAGCGTGAAGCAGAATAA
- the rpmC gene encoding 50S ribosomal protein L29, translating into MKLKEIQDFVKELRGLSQEELAKRENELKKELFDLRFQAATGQLEQTARLKEVKKQIARIKTVQSEVK; encoded by the coding sequence ATGAAACTTAAAGAAATTCAAGATTTTGTTAAAGAACTTCGTGGTCTTTCTCAAGAAGAACTCGCGAAGCGTGAAAATGAATTGAAGAAAGAATTGTTTGACCTTCGTTTCCAAGCCGCTACTGGTCAATTAGAGCAGACAGCGCGTTTGAAAGAAGTGAAAAAACAAATCGCACGTATCAAAACTGTTCAATCAGAAGTTAAATAA
- the rpsQ gene encoding 30S ribosomal protein S17: MERNQRKTLVGRVVSDKMDKTITVVVETKRNHPVYGKRINYSKKYKAHDENNVAKEGDIVRIMETRPLSATKRFRLVEVVEEAVII; encoded by the coding sequence ATGGAACGTAATCAACGTAAAACCCTTGTCGGACGCGTCGTTTCTGACAAGATGGATAAGACAATCACAGTTGTAGTTGAAACAAAACGTAACCACCCAGTCTATGGTAAGCGTATTAACTACTCTAAGAAGTACAAAGCACATGATGAAAACAATGTTGCCAAAGAAGGCGATATCGTTCGTATCATGGAAACTCGTCCGCTTTCAGCTACAAAACGCTTCCGTCTTGTAGAAGTTGTTGAAGAAGCGGTTATCATCTAA
- the rplN gene encoding 50S ribosomal protein L14 encodes MIQTETRLKVADNSGAREILTIKVLGGSGRKFANIGDVIVASVKQATPGGAVKKGDVVKAVIVRTKSGARRKDGSYIKFDENAAVIIREDKTPRGTRIFGPVARELRDGGFMKIVSLAPEVL; translated from the coding sequence ATGATTCAAACAGAAACTCGTTTGAAAGTTGCTGACAACAGCGGTGCTCGCGAAATCCTGACAATCAAAGTTCTTGGTGGTTCAGGACGTAAGTTCGCCAACATCGGTGATGTCATCGTTGCATCTGTAAAACAAGCTACTCCTGGTGGTGCGGTTAAAAAAGGTGACGTTGTAAAAGCGGTTATCGTTCGTACTAAATCAGGTGCTCGTCGTAAAGATGGTTCATACATCAAATTCGACGAAAACGCTGCAGTCATCATCCGTGAAGATAAAACTCCTCGCGGAACTCGTATCTTCGGCCCTGTTGCTCGCGAATTGCGTGACGGCGGCTTCATGAAGATCGTATCATTGGCTCCAGAAGTACTTTAA
- the rplX gene encoding 50S ribosomal protein L24 has product MFVKKGDKVRVIAGKDKGVEALVVAALPKVNKVVVEGVNLVKKHQKPNSENPQGAIVEKEAPIHVSNVQVLDKNGVAGRVGYKFVDGKKVRYNKKSGEVLD; this is encoded by the coding sequence ATGTTTGTAAAAAAAGGCGACAAAGTTCGCGTAATTGCTGGTAAGGACAAGGGTGTTGAAGCACTTGTTGTTGCAGCTCTTCCAAAAGTAAACAAAGTTGTTGTTGAAGGTGTTAACCTTGTTAAGAAGCACCAAAAACCAAATAGCGAAAACCCTCAAGGTGCTATCGTTGAAAAAGAAGCACCAATCCATGTGTCAAACGTTCAAGTTCTTGACAAGAATGGTGTTGCAGGACGCGTTGGTTACAAGTTTGTAGACGGCAAAAAAGTTCGTTACAATAAAAAATCAGGCGAAGTGCTTGACTAA
- the rplE gene encoding 50S ribosomal protein L5 — translation MANRLKEKYLKEVVPALTEKFNYSSVMAVPKVDKIVLNMGVGEAVSNAKNLEKAAEELALISGQKPLITKAKKSIAGFRLREGVAIGAKVTLRGERMYEFLDKLVTVSLPRVRDFHGVPTKSFDGRGNYTLGVKEQLIFPEINFDDVDKTRGLDIVIVTTANTDEESRALLTGLGMPFAK, via the coding sequence ATGGCAAATCGTTTAAAAGAAAAATATCTTAAAGAAGTAGTTCCTGCTTTGACTGAAAAGTTCAACTACTCATCTGTTATGGCTGTGCCAAAAGTGGATAAAATCGTTTTGAACATGGGTGTTGGTGAAGCAGTTTCAAATGCTAAAAACCTTGAAAAAGCAGCTGAAGAGCTTGCTCTTATCTCTGGTCAAAAACCACTGATCACTAAAGCTAAAAAATCAATCGCCGGCTTCCGTCTTCGTGAAGGTGTAGCGATCGGTGCTAAAGTAACCCTTCGTGGCGAACGCATGTATGAATTCTTGGATAAATTGGTTACTGTATCTCTTCCACGTGTACGTGACTTCCACGGTGTTCCAACAAAATCATTTGATGGACGCGGAAACTACACACTTGGTGTGAAAGAACAATTGATCTTCCCAGAAATCAACTTTGATGATGTTGATAAGACTCGCGGTCTTGACATCGTTATCGTAACAACAGCTAATACTGACGAAGAGTCACGCGCGTTGCTTACAGGCCTTGGAATGCCTTTTGCAAAATAA
- a CDS encoding type Z 30S ribosomal protein S14 — MAKKSMIAKNKRPAKFSTQAYTRCEKCGRPHSVYRKFKLCRVCFRELAYKGQIPGVTKASW; from the coding sequence ATGGCTAAAAAATCAATGATTGCTAAGAACAAACGCCCAGCTAAGTTCTCTACGCAAGCTTATACTCGTTGTGAAAAATGTGGCCGTCCACATTCAGTATACCGCAAGTTTAAACTTTGCCGTGTTTGCTTCCGTGAATTAGCATACAAAGGACAAATTCCTGGCGTTACCAAAGCATCTTGGTAA
- the rpsH gene encoding 30S ribosomal protein S8, which translates to MVMTDPIADFLTRIRNANQANHEVLEVPASNIKKGIAEILKREGFVKNVEIIEDDKQGIIRVFLKYGQNGEKVITGLKRVSKPGLRVYKKREDLPKVLNGLGIAILSTSEGLLTDKEARQKNVGGEVIAYVW; encoded by the coding sequence ATGGTTATGACTGACCCAATTGCAGACTTTTTGACTCGTATCCGTAACGCTAACCAAGCGAACCACGAAGTACTTGAAGTACCTGCATCAAATATCAAAAAAGGGATTGCTGAAATCCTGAAGCGTGAAGGTTTTGTAAAAAACGTTGAAATCATCGAAGATGACAAACAAGGCATCATCCGTGTATTCCTTAAATACGGTCAAAATGGTGAAAAAGTTATCACTGGTTTGAAACGTGTTTCAAAACCAGGTCTGCGTGTTTACAAGAAACGCGAAGATCTTCCAAAAGTCTTGAACGGACTTGGAATTGCTATCCTTTCAACATCTGAAGGTTTGCTTACTGATAAAGAAGCACGCCAAAAGAATGTTGGTGGAGAAGTTATCGCTTACGTTTGGTAA
- the rplF gene encoding 50S ribosomal protein L6 — translation MSRIGNKVIVLPAGVELTNNDNVVTLKGPKGELTREFSKDIEIRVEGTEVTLHRPNDSKEMKTIHGTTRALLNNMVVGVSEGFKKELEMRGVGYRAQLQGNKLVLAVGKSHPDEVEAPEGITFELPNPTTIVVSGISKEVVGQTAAYVRSLRAPEPYKGKGIRYVGEFVRRKEGKTGK, via the coding sequence ATGTCACGTATTGGTAATAAAGTTATCGTGTTGCCTGCTGGTGTTGAACTCACTAACAATGACAACGTTGTAACTCTAAAAGGACCTAAAGGAGAACTTACTCGTGAGTTCTCAAAAGATATTGAAATCCGTGTGGAAGGTACTGAAGTAACTCTTCACCGTCCAAACGATTCAAAAGAAATGAAAACTATCCACGGAACTACTCGTGCACTTCTTAACAACATGGTTGTTGGTGTATCAGAAGGCTTCAAGAAAGAACTTGAAATGCGTGGGGTTGGTTACCGTGCACAACTTCAAGGAAATAAACTTGTCTTGGCTGTTGGTAAATCTCATCCAGACGAAGTTGAAGCTCCAGAAGGAATTACTTTTGAACTTCCAAACCCAACAACAATCGTTGTTAGCGGAATTTCAAAAGAAGTAGTTGGTCAAACAGCTGCTTATGTACGTAGCCTTCGTGCACCAGAACCATACAAAGGTAAAGGTATCCGTTACGTTGGTGAATTCGTTCGCCGTAAAGAAGGTAAAACTGGTAAATAA
- the rplR gene encoding 50S ribosomal protein L18, whose product MITKPDKNKIRQKRHRRVRGKLSGTADRPRLNVFRSNTGIYAQVIDDVAGVTLASASTLDKEVSKGTKTEQAVVVGKLVAERAVAKGISEVVFDRGGYLYHGRVKALADAARENGLKF is encoded by the coding sequence GTGATTACGAAACCAGATAAAAATAAAATCCGCCAAAAACGCCACCGTCGCGTTCGCGGAAAACTCTCTGGAACTGCTGATCGCCCACGTTTGAACGTATTCCGTTCTAATACAGGCATCTACGCTCAAGTGATTGATGACGTAGCGGGTGTAACGCTCGCAAGCGCTTCAACTCTTGACAAAGAAGTTTCAAAAGGAACTAAAACTGAACAAGCCGTTGTTGTAGGTAAACTCGTTGCAGAACGTGCAGTTGCTAAAGGTATTTCTGAAGTGGTGTTTGACCGCGGTGGATATCTCTATCACGGACGTGTAAAAGCTTTGGCTGATGCAGCTCGTGAAAACGGATTGAAATTCTAA
- the rpsE gene encoding 30S ribosomal protein S5, with protein MAFKDNAVELEERLVAVNRVTKVVKGGRRLRFAALVVVGDRNGRVGFGTGKAQEVPEAIRKAVEDAKKNLIEVPMVGTTIPHEVLSEFGGAKVLLKPAVEGSGVAAGGAVRAVIELAGVADITSKSLGSNTPINIVRATVEGLKQLKRAEEVAALRGISVSDLA; from the coding sequence ATGGCATTTAAAGACAATGCAGTTGAACTTGAAGAACGCTTAGTTGCAGTCAACCGTGTTACTAAAGTTGTTAAAGGTGGACGTCGTCTTCGTTTTGCAGCTCTTGTAGTAGTTGGTGACCGCAACGGTCGTGTTGGTTTCGGTACTGGTAAAGCTCAAGAAGTACCAGAAGCTATCCGTAAAGCAGTTGAAGATGCGAAGAAAAACTTGATCGAAGTCCCAATGGTTGGTACAACTATTCCTCACGAAGTTCTTTCAGAATTTGGTGGAGCGAAAGTATTGCTTAAGCCAGCTGTTGAAGGTTCTGGAGTTGCTGCTGGTGGTGCTGTTCGTGCCGTCATCGAATTGGCAGGTGTGGCAGATATTACATCTAAATCACTTGGTTCAAACACTCCAATCAACATCGTTCGCGCAACTGTTGAAGGTTTGAAACAACTTAAACGCGCTGAAGAAGTTGCTGCCCTTCGTGGTATTTCAGTTTCTGACTTGGCTTAA
- the rpmD gene encoding 50S ribosomal protein L30 has product MAQIKITLTKSPIGRIPSQRKTVVALGLGKLNSSVIKEDNPAVRGMITAVSHLVTVEEVK; this is encoded by the coding sequence ATGGCTCAAATTAAAATTACTTTGACTAAGTCTCCAATCGGACGCATCCCGTCACAACGTAAAACTGTTGTAGCACTTGGACTTGGCAAATTGAACAGCTCAGTTATCAAAGAAGACAATCCAGCGGTACGCGGTATGATCACTGCTGTATCTCACTTGGTAACTGTTGAAGAAGTTAAGTAA
- the rplO gene encoding 50S ribosomal protein L15, with product MKLHELQPAAGSRKVRNRVGRGTSSGNGKTSGRGQKGQKARSGGGVRLGFEGGQTPLFRRVPKRGFLNVNRKEYAIVNLDQLNLFEDGAEVTPVVLIEAGIVKAEKSGVKILGNGELTKKLTVKAAKFSKSAEEAITAKGGSVEVI from the coding sequence ATGAAACTTCATGAATTACAACCTGCTGCAGGTTCACGTAAAGTTCGTAACCGTGTTGGTCGCGGTACATCATCAGGTAACGGTAAAACATCTGGTCGCGGTCAAAAAGGTCAAAAAGCACGTAGCGGTGGCGGTGTTCGCCTTGGTTTTGAAGGTGGACAAACTCCATTGTTCCGTCGTGTACCAAAACGTGGTTTCTTGAATGTAAACCGTAAAGAATACGCGATTGTTAACCTTGACCAATTAAATCTTTTCGAAGATGGTGCAGAAGTAACTCCAGTGGTTCTTATCGAAGCAGGTATTGTAAAAGCTGAAAAATCTGGTGTTAAGATTCTTGGTAACGGAGAATTGACTAAGAAGTTGACTGTTAAAGCAGCTAAATTCTCTAAATCAGCTGAAGAAGCTATCACTGCTAAAGGTGGTTCAGTCGAAGTCATCTAA
- the secY gene encoding preprotein translocase subunit SecY, with translation MFFKLLKDALKIKQVRSKILFTLFIILVFRIGTTITVPGINAKALNSLSDLPFLNMLSLVSGNAMRNFSVFALGVSPYITASIVVQLLQMDLLPKFVEWGKQGEVGRRKLNQATRYISLVLAFVQSIGITAGFATLSRTKLVANPNWQTYLLIGALLTTGSVIVTWLGEQITDKGYGNGVSMIIFAGIVSGIPGMIKGIYEDYFVNIPSDRLNSSLIFVGILIVAVLVIIYFTTFVQQAEYKIPIQYTKIAQGAPSSSYLPLKVNPAGVIPVIFASSITAAPAAIFQFVSAMGYNASWVRTAQSLLATTTISGMFTYALLIILFTFFYTFVQINPEKTAENLQKSGAYIPGVRPGKGTEEYMSKLLRRLATVGSLFLGIITIIPILAKDLFGLTDAVALGGTSLLIIISTGIEGMKQLEGYLLKRKYVGFMDTTTE, from the coding sequence ATGTTTTTCAAGCTATTAAAAGACGCACTTAAAATAAAACAAGTACGGTCTAAGATTTTGTTCACACTGTTCATCATCTTAGTTTTCCGTATTGGTACAACTATAACCGTTCCAGGAATTAACGCCAAAGCATTGAATAGTTTAAGCGATTTACCTTTCTTAAACATGCTTAGTTTGGTTTCTGGGAATGCCATGCGTAACTTCTCTGTTTTCGCCCTTGGGGTTAGTCCCTATATCACGGCTTCAATCGTGGTTCAGCTCTTGCAAATGGATTTGCTTCCAAAATTTGTAGAGTGGGGCAAGCAAGGAGAAGTCGGACGGAGAAAGCTTAATCAAGCAACTCGCTATATTTCTCTGGTATTGGCCTTTGTCCAATCCATCGGGATTACAGCTGGGTTTGCGACTTTGTCGAGAACCAAATTAGTAGCGAATCCAAATTGGCAAACCTATCTTTTGATTGGTGCTCTCCTCACGACAGGTTCAGTAATTGTGACCTGGCTAGGTGAGCAGATTACAGATAAGGGTTATGGTAATGGTGTATCCATGATTATCTTTGCAGGGATTGTATCTGGTATTCCTGGTATGATCAAAGGAATCTATGAAGATTACTTTGTTAATATCCCGAGCGATCGACTCAATTCGTCTTTGATTTTCGTTGGGATTTTAATTGTTGCTGTTCTGGTGATTATCTATTTCACAACCTTTGTGCAACAAGCTGAGTACAAAATTCCAATTCAATATACGAAGATTGCTCAAGGTGCCCCTTCAAGTTCCTACCTACCGTTAAAAGTGAATCCTGCTGGTGTTATCCCAGTTATCTTTGCAAGTTCGATTACAGCTGCTCCAGCAGCCATCTTCCAATTTGTAAGTGCTATGGGCTATAACGCATCCTGGGTTCGGACAGCGCAGTCGCTTCTTGCGACAACAACCATCAGTGGTATGTTTACCTATGCTCTCTTGATTATTCTCTTTACTTTCTTTTATACATTTGTACAAATTAATCCTGAAAAAACAGCAGAGAATTTACAAAAGAGTGGAGCCTACATCCCAGGTGTTCGTCCAGGTAAGGGAACGGAAGAATATATGTCTAAATTGCTTCGTCGCTTGGCGACAGTTGGCTCACTATTCCTAGGGATTATCACAATCATTCCGATCCTAGCCAAAGATCTTTTCGGTCTGACCGATGCAGTTGCTCTTGGAGGAACTAGTCTTCTTATCATCATTTCAACAGGTATTGAAGGAATGAAACAGTTGGAAGGTTATCTTCTGAAGCGTAAGTATGTCGGATTTATGGATACTACAACAGAATAG